Proteins found in one Macrobrachium nipponense isolate FS-2020 chromosome 35, ASM1510439v2, whole genome shotgun sequence genomic segment:
- the LOC135208355 gene encoding uncharacterized protein LOC135208355: MEYNRASDEGQALGPMKSFRDGKEIESRKCEEEEEEEEDSQNHLGNLRAMKSGSHSQGLTLLTNTNQQKQTKLKITDSTPTRPEEVYHQFLTAIDLEMEKEIERKRREQILYPKQTELLRNETLVTFEREREREERERERERERERGPGHLPDAAYEEDAAAAAAAAAAAAAVKTFQVRAHADIMEILRETFASIDARDENGCTALHRAVESNDVSIVQELIESGATVDVHDNQQKTPLHLATIKGYIPIMKTLIQANADIYNIDTYGNMGAHDAAVGGKCDVIAVLVESGFDVNCKKKKGNTMLHLAASEGHRELVQLLISKGANVNDKGYMGCTPLHAAVQSNNVSVVQELIERGARADVHDNQQCTPLRLATIRGYISIMKTLIQAKADIYYENETYKDMGDHNAALGGKCDVINVLLESGFDVNCKTKEGNTMLHLATWKGHRKLVQLLISKGANVNDKNNIGWTALHAAVAFNNVSLVQELIESGAIVDVHNNSQYTPLHLATYWGYIPIMKILIQENADLHNISTYGNMGAHDAALDGKCDIIRVLLESGFDVNCKSKNGNTMLNIAASEGHKELLQLLISKGANVNDKGNMGRTPLHDAVQSNNVSVVQELIERGARADVHDNQQCTPLRLATIRGYISIMKTLIQAKADIYYENETYKDMGDHNAALGGKCDVINVMLESGFDVNCKTKEGNTMLHLATWKGHRKLVQLLISKGANVNDKNNIGWTALHAAVAFNNVSLVQELIESGAIVDVHNIVNTPLHLATYWGYIPIMKILIQENADLHNISTYGNMGAHEAPLDGKCDNIRVLLESGFDVNCKSKNGNALLNIAASEGHKELVQLLISKGAKCSMDQRQHGSQAPLHDAVQSNNVSVVQELIESGATVDVHDNEQCTPLHLGTYWGYIPIMKTLIQANADIYNIRTYGNMGAHDAALGGKCDVINVMLESGFDVNCKNKDGNTMLHLAALKGHRELVQLLISKGANVNDKGNMGHTPLHAAVQSNNVSVVQELIESGATVDVHNNEQYTPLHLASIKGYIPMMKTLIQANADIYNIATYGNMGAHDAAHDVVMLESGFDVNCKTKDGNTMLHLAAFKGHRELVQLLISKGANVNDKCNKGRTALHYAVESNNVSVVQELIESGATVDVHNNEQYSPLHLATIKGYIPIMKTLIQANAYIYNIDTYGKMGAHDAAYGGKCDVITVMLESGFDVNCKTKDENTMLHLAALNGHRELVQLLISKGANVNDKCNPGGTALRYAVESNDVSVVQELIESGASVDVHDNQQCTPLHFATVSGYILIMKTLIQANAYIYNIDTYGKMGAHHAALGGKRDVITVMLESGFDVNCKTEDGNTMLHLAALKGHRELVQLLISKGANVNGKCKRDNTALHYAVISNNVSIVQELIESGATVDVHDNQQCTSLHFAIVLGNIPIMKTLIQANADIYNIDTDGNMGAHYAALGGKCDVITVMLESGFDVNCKTKDGNAMLYLAASNGHRELVKLLISKGANVNDKCNKGVTALHYAVISNNVSIVQELIESGASVDVHDNQQCTPLHFATVSGYILIMKTLIQANADIYNIDTYGNMGAHHAALGGECDVITVMLESGFDVNCKTKDGNTMLHLAALQGHRELVKLLISKGANVNGKCNRDNTALHYAVISNNVSIVQELIESGAKVDVHDTQQRTPLHLATYWGYIPIMKILIQAYTDIYSNDICGDMAAHVAAKYGKKEALEYLLGLGFDVKCKIKKGNTLLNLAASKGHTELVQLLISKGANINDIGHYGYTALHSAVQSNYDSLVQYLIERGAEVDAENGMLQTPLHIAAMMGHMAPLKTLIQQNAYIYRIAAFANTCAHDAAFKGRCDVIENMIKSGLDVNYPTKMGITLLQLATYKGHLELVKLLISKGANVNDKDEYGYTALDAAEQSNNESIVQYLTESGATADNHEKKPPPQHLAAFRGDFAVLQSLKQDNTDIYNLPNYGDMGPHAATIHGKYKIIEFMLESGLNVNYKTKDGNTMLHLAALKGHRELVQLLISKGANVNYKNNNGCTPLHAGVESNNVSVVQELIASGARADVHDNQQKTPMYRATYSGYIPIMKTLVQAKADVYYENKTYEDMGDHNAALGGKCDVIIVMLESGFDVNCKTKEGDTMLHLAAWKGHRQLVQLLISKGANINDKNNIGWTALHAAVASNNVSLVQELIESGARVDVHDNQQYTSLHLATYLEYIPIMNTLIQANADIYNIDTDGKMGAHHAALDEKCDIITVLLESGFDVNCKTKDGNTMLHLAALKGHRELVHLLISKGANVSDKGKMGRTPLHLAVESNDVSVVQELIECGATVDVHDNEQRTPLHLATIKGYIPIMKTLIQANADIYNIRTYDNMGAHDAALGGKCDVINVMLESGFDVNCKSKEGNTMLHLAAFKGHRELLQLLISKGANVNGKGNMGCTPLHAAVISNNVSIVQELIESGATVDIHDGLQCTPLHHAIYGGYIPIMKTLIQAHSDIYSTDTCGDIAAHVAAKYGKKDALEYLLGLGFDVKCKSKIGNTLLNLATSKGHLELVKLLISKGANVNDKDEYGYSALDAAEESNNESIVQYLTESGATADNHENKPPAQHLAALRVDFVVLQSLKQDNTDIYHLLNYGDMGSHTATIHGKYKTIEFMLESGFDVNCRSKEGNTMLYLAAWKGHRELVQLLISKGANVNDKDNEGCTALNVAVASNNVSLVQELIESGATEDVRSNE, from the exons GTCCTGGGCACCTTCCGGATGCAGCCTACGAGGAAGATGCTGCTGCTGCGGCTGCGGCTGCGGCTGCGGCTGCGGCTGTGAAGACATTCCAGGTACGTGCACATGCAGACA TCATGGAGATACTCAGAGAAACCTTTGCTAGCATAGATGCTAGAGACGAAAATGGTTGCACGGCATTACACAGAGCTGTTGAATCTAACGATGTTAGTATAgttcaggaactcattgagagtggggctacagTAGATGTTCATGACAATCAGCAAAAAACTCCTTTGCACCTTGCAACAATTAAGGGATATATTCCgataatgaaaactcttattcaagcaaatgcagatatatataacattgataCTTATGGCAATATGGGTGCTCATGATGCAGCAGTGGGTGGGAAATGTGATGTCATCGCAGTTCTGGTAGAGTCTGGGtttgatgtaaactgcaaaaaaaaaaaaggaaatacaatgcttcatttagcAGCTTCTGaaggtcacagagaattagtgcaactcttgatcagtaaaggggcaaatgtcaatgacaaaGGCTACATGGGTTGCACACCATTACATGCAGCTGTTCAATCAAACAATGTTAGTGTAgttcaggaactcattgagagAGGGGCTAGAGCAGATGTTCATGACAATCAACAATGCACTCCTTTGCGTCTTGCAACAATAAGGGGATATATTTCgataatgaaaactcttattcaagcaaAAGCTGATATATACTACGAAAATGAAACTTATAAAGATATGGGTGATCATAATGCAGCATTGGGTGGGAAATGTGATGTCATTAATGTTCTGTTAGAGTCGGGGtttgatgtaaactgcaaaactaaagaaggaaatacaatgcttcatttagcAACTTGGAAAGGTCACAGAAAATTAGTGCaactcttgatcagtaaaggggcaaatgtcaatgacaaaAACAACATTGGTTGGACAGCATTACATGCAGCCGTTGCATTTAACAATGTTAGTTTAgttcaggaactcattgagagtggggctaTAGTAGATGTTCATAACAATAGTCAATACACTCCTTTGCATCTTGCAACATATTGGGGATATATTCCAATAATGAAAATTCTTATTCAAGAAAATGCTGATTTACACAATATCAGTACTTATGGCAATATGGGTGCTCATGATGCAGCATTGGATGGGAAATGTGATATCATCCGAGTTCTGTTAGAGTCGGGGTTTGATGTAAACTGTAAATCTAAAAATGGAAATACAATGCTTAATATAGCAGCTTCAGAAGGTCACAAAGAATTATTGCaactcttgatcagtaaaggggcaaatgtcaatgacaaaGGCAACATGGGTCGCACACCATTACATGACGCAGTTCAATCTAACAATGTTAGTGTAgttcaggaactcattgagagAGGGGCTAGAGCAGATGTTCATGACAATCAACAATGCACTCCTTTGCGTCTTGCAACAATTAGGGGATATATTTCgataatgaaaactcttattcaagcaaAAGCTGATATATACTACGAAAATGAAACTTATAAAGATATGGGTGATCATAATGCAGCATTGGGTGGGAAATGTGATGTCATTAATGTTATGTTAGAGTCGGGGtttgatgtaaactgcaaaactaaagaaggaaatacaatgcttcatttagcAACTTGGAAAGGTCACAGAAAATTAGTACaactcttgatcagtaaaggggcaaatgtcaatgaTAAAAACAACATTGGTTGGACAGCATTACATGCAGCCGTTGCATTTAACAATGTTAGTTTAgttcaggaactcattgagagtggggctaTAGTAGATGTTCATAACATAGTCAACACTCCTTTGCATCTTGCAACATATTGGGGATATATTCCAATAATGAAAATTCTTATTCAAGAAAATGCTGATTTACACAATATCAGTACTTATGGCAATATGGGTGCTCATGAAGCACCATTGGATGGGAAATGTGATAACATCCGAGTTCTGTTAGAGTCGGGGTTTGATGTAAACTGTAAATCTAAAAATGGAAATGCATTGCTTAATATAGCAGCTTCAGAAGGTCACAAAGAATTAGTGCaactcttgatcagtaaaggggcGAAATGTTCAATGGACCAAAGGCAACATGGGTCGCAGGCACCATTACATGACGCTGTTCAATCTAACAATGTTAGTGTAGTCcaggaactcattgagagtggggctacagTAGATGTTCATGACAATGAACAATGCACTCCTTTGCACCTTGGAACATATTGGGGATATATTCCgataatgaaaactcttattcaagcaaatgcagatatatataatattcgtacTTATGGCAATATGGGTGCTCATGATGCAGCATTGGGTGGGAAATGTGATGTCATTAATGTTATGTTAGAGTCGGGGtttgatgtaaactgcaaaaataaagatggaaatacaatgcttcatttagcggctttaaaaggtcacagagaattagtgcaactcttgatcagtaaaggggcaaatgtcaatgacaaaGGCAACATGGGTCACACACCATTACATGCAGCTGTTCAATCTAACAATGTTAGTGTAgttcaggaactcattgagagtggggctacagTAGATGTTCATAACAATGAACAATACACTCCTTTGCATCTTGCATCAATTAAGGGATATATTCCGATGatgaaaactcttattcaagcaaatgcagatatatataacattgctACTTATGGCAATATGGGTGCTCATGATGCAGCTCATGATGTAGTTATGTTAGAGTCGGGGtttgatgtaaactgcaaaactaaagatggaaatacaatgcttcatttagcGGCTTTTAAAGGAcacagagaattagtgcaactcttgatcagtaaaggggcaaatgtcaatgacaaaTGCAACAAAGGTCGCACAGCATTACATTACGCTGTTGAATCTAACAATGTTAGTGTAGTTCAGGAACTCATTGAAAGTGGGGCTACAGTAGATGTTCATAACAATGAACAATACTCTCCTTTGCATCTTGCAACAATTAAGGGATATATTCCgataatgaaaactcttattcaagcaaatgcatatatatataacattgataCTTATGGCAAAATGGGTGCTCATGATGCAGCATATGGTGGGAAATGTGATGTCATCACAGTTATGTTAGAGTCGGGGtttgatgtaaactgcaaaactaaagatgaaaatacaatgcttcatttagcAGCTTTAAACggtcacagagaattagtgcaactcttgatcagtaaaggggcaaatgtcaaCGACAAATGTAACCCAGGTGGCACAGCATTACGTTACGCTGTTGAATCTAATGATGTTAGTGTAgttcaggaactcattgagagtggggctTCAGTAGATGTTCATGACAATCAACAATGTACTCCTTTGCATTTTGCAACAGTTTCGggatatattcttataatgaaaactcttattcaagcaaatgcatatatatataacattgataCTTATGGCAAAATGGGTGCTCATCATGCAGCATTGGGTGGAAAACGTGATGTCATCACAGTTATGTTAGAGTCGGGGtttgatgtaaactgcaaaaCTGAAGATGGAAatacaatgcttcatttagcggctttaaaaggtcacagagaattagtgcaactcttgatcagtaaaggggcaaatgtcaatgGCAAATGCAAAAGAGATAACACAGCATTACATTACGCTGTTATATCTAACAATGTTAGCATAgttcaggaactcattgagagtggggctacagTAGATGTTCATGACAATCAACAATGTACTTCTTTGCATTTTGCAATAGTTTTGGGAAATATTCCTataatgaaaactcttattcaagcaaatgcagatatatataacattgataCTGATGGCAATATGGGTGCTCATTATGCAGCATTGGGTGGAAAATGTGATGTCATCACAGTTATGTTAGAGTCGGGGtttgatgtaaactgcaaaaCTAAAGATGGAAATGCAATGCTTTATTTAGCGGCTTCAAACGGTCACAGAGAATTAGTGAaactcttgatcagtaaaggggcaaatgtcaatgacaaaTGTAACAAAGGTGTCACAGCATTACATTACGCTGTTATATCTAACAATGTAAGCATAgttcaggaactcattgagagtggggctTCAGTAGATGTTCATGACAATCAACAATGTACTCCTTTGCATTTTGCAACAGTTTCGggatatattcttataatgaaaactcttattcaagcaaatgcagatatatataacattgataCTTATGGCAATATGGGTGCTCATCATGCAGCATTGGGTGGAGAATGTGATGTCATCACAGTTATGTTAGAGTCGGGGtttgatgtaaactgcaaaactaaagatggaaatacaatgcttcatttagcAGCTTTACAAGGACACAGAGAATTAGTGAaactcttgatcagtaaaggggcaaatgtcaatgGCAAATGCAACAGAGATAACACAGCATTACATTACGCTGTTATATCTAACAATGTTAGCATAgttcaggaactcattgagagtggggctaAAGTAGATGTTCATGACACTCAACAACGCACTCCTTTGCATCTTGCAACATATTGGGGATATATTCCGATAATGAAAATTCTTATTCAAGCATATACTGATATTTATAGTAATGACATATGTGGCGATATGGCTGCTCATGTTGCAGCTAAATACGGAAAAAAAGAGGCTTTAGAGTATCTTCTTGGATTAGGGTTTGATGTCAAATGCAAAATCAAAAAAGGAAACACATTGCTTAATTTAGCCGCTTCGAAAGGTCACACAGAATTAGTGCAACTATTGATCAgcaaaggagcaaatattaaCGACATAGGCCATTATGGTTACACGGCATTACATTCAGCTGTTCAGTCTAACTATGATAGTTTAGTTCAATACCTCATTGAGCGTGGAGCTGAGGTAGATGCTGAAAACGGTATGCTACAAACTCCTTTGCATATTGCAGCAATGATGGGGCATATGGCCCCGCTGAAAACACTTATTCAACAAAATGCTTATATTTATAGAATCGCCGCTTTCGCTAATACATGTGCTCATGACGCTGCCTTTAAGGGGAGATGTGATGTTATAGAGAATATGATAAAGTCGGGGTTAGATGTAAACTACCCAACCAAAATGGGAATTACATTGCTTCAATTAGCGACTTATAAAGGTCACCTTGAATTAGTGAaactcttgatcagtaaaggggcaaatgtGAATGACAAAGACGAATATGGTTATACGGCATTAGATGCAGCTGAACAATCGAACAATGAAAGTATAGTTCAATACCTCACTGAATCTGGGGCTACGGCAGATAATCATGAGAAAAAACCACCCCCTCAACATCTTGCGGCATTTAGAGGAGACTTTGCAGTATTGCAATCACTCAAACAGgataatactgatatatataatttaccaaaTTATGGCGATATGGGACCTCATGCAGCAACTATTCACGGGAAATATAAGATAATTGAGTTTATGTTAGAGTCGGGATTGAATGTAAACTACAAAACTAAAGATGGAAatacaatgcttcatttagcggctttaaaaggtcacagagaattagtgcaactcttgatcagtaaaggggcaaatgtcaatTACAAAAACAACAATGGTTGCACACCATTACATGCAGGTGTTGAATCTAACAATGTTAGTGTAGTTCAGGAACTCATTGCGAGTGGGGCTAGAGCAGATGTTCATGACAATCAACAAAAAACTCCCATGTATCGTGCAACATATAGTGGATATATTCCGATAATGAAAACTCTTGTTCAAGCAAAAGCTGATGTATACTAcgaaaataaaacttatgaagATATGGGTGATCATAATGCAGCACTGGGTGGGAAATGTGATGTCATTATTGTTATGTTAGAGTCGGGGtttgatgtaaactgcaaaaCTAAGGAAGGAGatacaatgcttcatttagcGGCTTGGAAAGGTCACAGACAATTAGTGCaactcttgatcagtaaaggggcaaatATCAATGACAAAAACAACATCGGTTGGACAGCATTACATGCAGCCGTTGCATCTAACAATGTTAGTTTAGTTCAGGAACTCATTGAAAGTGGGGCTAGAGTAGATGTTCATGACAATCAACAATACACTTCTTTGCATCTTGCAACATATTTGGAATATATTCCGATAATGAATACTCTTATTCAAgcaaatgcagatatatataacattgataCTGATGGCAAAATGGGTGCTCATCATGCAGCATTGGATGAGAAATGTGATATCATCACAGTTCTGTTAGAGTCGGGGtttgatgtaaactgcaaaactaaagatggaaatacaatgcttcatttagcggctttaaaaggtcacagagaattagtgcacctcttgatcagtaaaggggcaaatgtcaGTGACAAAGGCAAAATGGGTCGCACACCATTACATTTAGCAGTTGAATCTAACGATGTTAGTGTAGTTCAGGAACTCATTGAGTGTGGGGCTACAGTAGATGTTCATGACAATGAACAACGCACTCCTTTGCACCTTGCAACAATTAAGGGATATATTCCgataatgaaaactcttattcaagcaaatgctgatatatataatattcgtacTTATGACAATATGGGTGCTCATGATGCAGCATTGGGTGGGAAATGTGATGTCATTAATGTTATGTTAGAGTCGGGGtttgatgtaaactgcaaaagtaaagaaggaaatacaatgcttcatttagcGGCTTTTAAAGGACACAGAGAATTATTACaactcttgatcagtaaaggggcaaatgtcaatgGCAAAGGCAACATGGGTTGCACACCATTACATGCAGCTGTTATTTCTAACAATGTTAGCATAgttcaggaactcattgagagtggggctacagTAGATATTCATGACGGTCTACAATGCACTCCTTTGCATCATGCAATATACGGGGGATATATACCgataatgaaaactcttattcaagcaCATAGTGATATTTATAGTACTGACACATGTGGCGACATAGCTGCTCATGTTGCAGCTAAATACGGAAAAAAAGATGCATTAGAGTATCTTCTTGGATTAGGGTTTGATGTAAAATGCAAAAGCAAAATAGGAAACACATTGCTTAATTTAGCCACTTCGAAAGGTCACCTTGAATTAGTGAaactcttgatcagtaaaggggcaaatgtGAATGACAAAGACGAATATGGTTATTCGGCATTAGATGCAGCTGAAGAATCGAACAATGAGAGTATAGTTCAATACCTCACTGAATCTGGGGCTACGGCAGATAATCATGAGAATAAACCACCCGCTCAGCATCTTGCGGCATTAAGAGTAGACTTTGTAGTATTGCAATCACTCAAGCAGGATAATACTGATATATATCATTTACTAAATTATGGCGATATGGGATCTCATACAGCAACTATTCATGGGAAATATAAGACAATTGAGTTTATGTTAGAGTCGGGGTTTGATGTAAACTGCAGATCTAAAGAAGGAAATACAATGCTTTATTTAGCGGCTTGGAAAGGAcacagagaattagtgcaactcttgatcagcaaaggggcaaatgtcaatgacaaaGACAACGAAGGTTGCACAGCATTAAATGTAGCTGTTGCATCTAACAATGTTAGTTTGgttcaggaactcattgagagtggggctacagAAGATGTTCGGAGCAATGAATGA